The following proteins come from a genomic window of Paenibacillus swuensis:
- the pulA gene encoding type I pullulanase has translation MAVQRETNEAIHYGDPGLTGGMSVLSWEFDEAYGYEGNDLGAVYNLDRTVFGLWAPTASEAKVVLFADWQGEAQEEQAMLRGLKGEWKTEIPGDWHGVYYSYRVKIGDKWNEAVDPYARAVGMNGNRGVVVDLALTNPEGWGRAVKPALAEAVDAVIYEVHVRDLTIHPESGVAHKGKYLGAAQTGTKGPNGVPTGLDHIRDLGVTHVQFLPIYDYSYDSVDESRLHESQYNWGYDPQNYNAPEGSYATDAVDPLCRIRELKTMIQACHDNGLRVIMDVVYNHVFDAYRMNFTKLVPGYYFRYTDDNRLSDGSGCGNDTASERRMVRKFIVDSVLYWAREYRIDGFRFDLMGLHDVDTMNAIRAGLDALDPTILMLGEGWHMGTPLPEEMKANQGNAGRMPRIAQFNDSFRDTLKGSVFHGPDPGFASGKPHAEHDLKRGIVGGVAHWAGLHSFAHEPNQSVSYAECHDNLTLWDKLLQAMPGELEETLRRSHRLVSSILLTSQGIPFLHAGQEFMRTKGGDHNSYRSPTEVNWMDWRRRAERSADVEHVKQLIALRKAHPAFRMPKADQIREHLIFEECSAGGVAYTLREHANGDAAKHLFVVHNGTRGDLTAHVPALGAWRPLFGAEDIVSFGVGSSPSELTVRGFSCVILECRD, from the coding sequence GTGGCAGTACAACGCGAAACGAACGAAGCGATTCATTACGGGGACCCGGGTCTGACAGGCGGCATGTCCGTGCTGTCCTGGGAATTCGATGAAGCATATGGATACGAAGGAAACGATTTAGGAGCGGTATATAATCTTGACCGAACGGTATTCGGACTGTGGGCGCCGACGGCTTCGGAAGCCAAGGTTGTTCTGTTTGCGGACTGGCAAGGCGAAGCGCAGGAAGAACAGGCCATGCTGCGGGGATTGAAGGGTGAATGGAAGACGGAAATTCCGGGGGATTGGCACGGGGTTTATTATAGCTATAGGGTCAAAATAGGCGACAAATGGAACGAAGCGGTAGATCCGTATGCGCGTGCTGTCGGTATGAACGGCAATCGCGGCGTTGTCGTCGACCTCGCGTTGACGAATCCCGAAGGGTGGGGGCGCGCGGTTAAGCCTGCGTTGGCTGAAGCAGTGGACGCTGTCATCTATGAAGTGCACGTCAGAGATTTGACGATCCATCCGGAGAGCGGAGTCGCCCATAAAGGAAAGTATTTGGGCGCCGCGCAGACCGGAACGAAAGGGCCGAACGGCGTGCCTACGGGTCTCGATCACATTCGGGATCTGGGTGTAACGCATGTTCAGTTTCTGCCCATCTATGATTACAGCTATGATTCGGTGGATGAATCGCGTCTGCACGAATCCCAGTATAACTGGGGGTATGATCCGCAGAACTACAATGCGCCTGAGGGTTCTTACGCTACAGATGCCGTCGATCCTTTATGCCGGATTCGCGAGCTGAAGACGATGATTCAGGCTTGCCACGATAACGGACTGCGCGTGATTATGGATGTCGTGTACAACCATGTGTTCGATGCCTATCGAATGAATTTCACGAAGCTGGTTCCGGGTTATTACTTCCGCTACACCGATGATAACCGGCTGTCCGACGGCTCGGGCTGCGGCAATGATACGGCGTCGGAGAGGCGCATGGTGCGCAAGTTCATCGTGGATTCCGTGCTGTATTGGGCACGGGAGTACCGGATCGACGGATTCCGCTTCGACTTGATGGGGCTCCATGACGTCGATACGATGAACGCGATCCGCGCGGGGCTCGACGCGCTGGACCCGACCATCCTGATGCTGGGCGAAGGATGGCACATGGGTACGCCGCTGCCTGAAGAGATGAAGGCGAATCAGGGGAACGCCGGGCGGATGCCGCGCATCGCCCAGTTCAATGATTCGTTCCGCGATACGCTGAAGGGCAGCGTGTTTCACGGGCCGGACCCGGGCTTCGCCAGCGGCAAGCCGCATGCCGAGCACGATCTCAAGCGAGGCATCGTCGGCGGCGTGGCCCATTGGGCCGGCCTGCACTCCTTCGCGCACGAACCGAACCAGTCGGTGTCGTACGCGGAATGCCATGACAACTTGACCCTGTGGGATAAGTTGTTGCAGGCGATGCCCGGTGAGCTTGAGGAGACGTTACGGCGGTCCCACCGCCTGGTATCGTCGATCCTGCTCACCTCGCAGGGCATCCCATTCCTGCACGCGGGGCAGGAATTCATGCGCACGAAGGGCGGCGACCACAACAGTTACCGGTCTCCGACCGAGGTGAACTGGATGGACTGGCGCCGCCGTGCGGAGCGCAGCGCGGATGTGGAGCATGTGAAGCAGCTCATCGCGCTGCGCAAAGCGCATCCGGCCTTCCGCATGCCGAAGGCCGATCAGATCCGCGAGCATCTCATCTTCGAGGAGTGCTCCGCGGGCGGCGTGGCGTACACGTTGCGTGAACATGCGAACGGCGATGCGGCTAAGCATCTGTTCGTGGTGCATAACGGTACGCGCGGAGACCTCACGGCCCATGTGCCGGCGCTGGGAGCTTGGCGGCCGTTGTTCGGCGCGGAGGACATCGTCTCCTTCGGCGTCGGGAGCTCGCCGTCGGAATTGACGGTGCGCGGATTCAGCTGCGTCATCCTGGAGTGCCGGGATTAG
- a CDS encoding class I SAM-dependent methyltransferase: MEELKPLASLLSRVFRGGGDEALVQAVLSQVRRSEPDGITKITIKPVELKGSLHYQFHAQQGPKVLHENLTPTEAEARCNELFQTQFRQALIRTTEAEYQVLISKKFKVNINTKSTASAKPVLTHNRKKNYVLEEGTPVPFLVELGIMNETGKVLAAKYDKFRQINRFLEMIRDVVPSLPQEKGRTLNIVDFGCGKSYLTFALYYYLKEIEGLNINVIGLDLKEDVITHCSTLAERFGYEDLHFLVGDISQYNGLTEADMVVTLHACDTATDAALEKAVRWNASVILSVPCCQHELFAQVRSEVLSPMLNHGIIKERFAALATDSIRAQLLELVGYRTQILEFIDMEHTPKNLLIRAVRGERTNTDKLAQSYREFVSFLHAKPYLERALADILEPLWAQHPSNS; encoded by the coding sequence ATGGAAGAACTGAAACCATTGGCATCATTGCTGTCACGTGTATTTCGCGGCGGCGGTGACGAAGCCTTGGTACAAGCTGTATTAAGTCAAGTGCGGCGCAGCGAGCCGGACGGGATCACGAAAATAACAATCAAGCCTGTTGAGCTGAAAGGGTCACTGCATTATCAGTTTCACGCGCAGCAAGGGCCCAAAGTGCTCCATGAAAACCTGACGCCAACGGAGGCGGAAGCCAGATGTAACGAGCTGTTCCAGACGCAATTCAGACAAGCGCTCATTCGTACAACCGAGGCGGAATACCAAGTGTTGATCAGCAAAAAATTCAAAGTCAACATCAACACCAAATCCACCGCCTCGGCCAAGCCGGTCCTGACGCATAACCGCAAGAAGAATTATGTGCTGGAGGAAGGTACGCCTGTGCCGTTCCTTGTGGAACTGGGAATTATGAATGAGACGGGCAAAGTTCTTGCCGCGAAGTATGATAAGTTTCGTCAGATCAACCGCTTCCTGGAAATGATCCGCGATGTTGTGCCTAGCTTGCCTCAAGAGAAAGGTCGTACCTTGAACATTGTGGATTTCGGATGCGGCAAATCGTATTTGACGTTCGCGCTCTATTATTATTTGAAGGAAATCGAAGGACTGAACATTAACGTCATCGGCCTGGATCTGAAGGAAGATGTCATTACACATTGTTCGACGCTTGCGGAGCGTTTCGGGTATGAAGATTTACATTTTCTCGTCGGGGATATTTCTCAATATAACGGTCTGACCGAAGCGGACATGGTCGTCACGCTGCATGCCTGCGATACCGCTACCGACGCGGCCTTGGAGAAAGCGGTTCGCTGGAACGCTTCCGTCATTCTCTCGGTGCCTTGTTGTCAGCATGAATTGTTCGCGCAGGTTAGAAGCGAGGTGCTTTCTCCGATGTTGAACCACGGAATCATTAAAGAGCGTTTCGCCGCCCTGGCGACAGATTCCATTCGGGCGCAGCTGCTGGAACTGGTCGGGTACCGTACGCAAATTCTGGAGTTCATCGATATGGAGCACACACCGAAGAACCTGCTGATCCGCGCGGTCCGCGGAGAACGGACGAATACGGACAAGCTGGCTCAGAGTTATCGGGAGTTCGTTTCTTTCTTGCATGCGAAGCCTTATCTGGAGCGGGCTTTGGCGGACATATTGGAGCCGCTGTGGGCACAGCATCCCTCTAATTCATAA
- a CDS encoding stalk domain-containing protein, translating to MKVWKKALATTLVCAAIALPGAASAGTATTQKDPLYEGVKTLQMHGATWVPLREIAMKLGYTVVVGTDGKATFQVVSQGSENNDLMSERLKYFIRVKANWKMVEANNKEFKIHMAPIAHMNKLYVTKQFADYYLKMPVDALAKQSVAQYEGT from the coding sequence ATGAAAGTTTGGAAAAAAGCTCTGGCCACCACATTGGTATGCGCAGCGATTGCATTGCCTGGAGCCGCTTCGGCGGGAACGGCGACAACACAGAAAGATCCGCTGTATGAAGGTGTGAAAACGCTGCAAATGCACGGTGCAACATGGGTTCCTCTGAGAGAAATAGCCATGAAGCTAGGCTATACGGTGGTTGTGGGTACGGACGGCAAGGCAACATTCCAAGTGGTGTCGCAAGGCTCGGAGAACAACGATCTGATGTCGGAACGTCTGAAATATTTTATCCGCGTAAAAGCGAACTGGAAAATGGTCGAGGCCAATAACAAGGAGTTCAAGATTCACATGGCGCCGATCGCTCATATGAATAAATTGTATGTAACGAAGCAATTCGCCGACTATTACCTGAAAATGCCGGTGGATGCGCTAGCCAAGCAATCGGTCGCTCAATACGAGGGAACCTAA